Genomic segment of Bacteroidota bacterium:
TGTCCTACCACGGTTCCTATTTCTCCACCGAGCGGATGCAGATCATATCTTCCCTGCCTGCGGTGAATCGTAGTGTCGAATCGTGTGTTCTTCGCAAAAGTTTCACTCACGCCGCGCATTGTAACGATGAGCTGCCTGTTATCATTTTCCACGAGCACATTTTCATCCACGATCTCTTCATACCACGCCACGCCGGGAATTTTTTTCAACTCCCCGATCTGCAATGAATCGAGCACCATCGTTTTCCCTTTCACAGACGTGATGCGAACATCGGCATGAAAAGTATTGTACAAAGATTCCACGAGATCGGAAAGCCCGTTCATGGCGGAGAGAATGATGATGAGCGCGGCAGTTACCACGGCTACACATGCCACAGAAATTCCGGTAACGATGTTGATCGCGTTGTGCGATTTTTTCGAGAAGAGATAGCGGCGTGATATGTAGAAGGGGAGATTCATAAAAGAATATAGATGAAAGCACTATTTCGTTTTCACCATTTTTTTTGAATCCATCACCTGCCCGTCCACGACGAGTGCATAGGTATAAATTCCATTGGAGAGATCGTCGGCAAAAACATTCAGCTGGCCTTTTCCTGTTCCGATCAATTCAACTGCTTTGATCAGTTTTCCATTGGCATCGTAAAAAAGCACTTGTGCTTTTTTGAAATTATCAGGAAGAGAATAAGTAATGGTTGTTTGCTCTGCAAAAGGATTCGGAACATTCTGGTCGAGTACTACCCCAGGAATATTTGAAAGCGTTACATCGGTTTGATTTGAGTTTGAATTTTGATTTTGTGTTCTCGAATTTGATGCGCAGCAGGAATTCATTTGTGATTGCATAGCTGTGATCACAGTAACCATGCTGTCAATTTTATTTTGTTGCTCCTGGAAACCTTTTACTATAATTCCAAAAAATGCATTCTCGTTCAGCGTACGGAAGGTTACCGCAGGAAAAAGCATATTCCCTAATGTATCATATTCG
This window contains:
- a CDS encoding T9SS type A sorting domain-containing protein yields the protein MLFPAVTFRTLNENAFFGIIVKGFQEQQNKIDSMVTVITAMQSQMNSCCASNSRTQNQNSNSNQTDVTLSNIPGVVLDQNVPNPFAEQTTITYSLPDNFKKAQVLFYDANGKLIKAVELIGTGKGQLNVFADDLSNGIYTYALVVDGQVMDSKKMVKTK